A portion of the Homo sapiens chromosome 16, GRCh38.p14 Primary Assembly genome contains these proteins:
- the CNGB1 gene encoding cyclic nucleotide-gated channel beta-1 isoform b (isoform b is encoded by transcript variant 2): protein MLGWVQRVLPQPPGTPRKTKMQEEEEVEPEPEMEAEVEPEPNPEEAETESESMPPEESFKEEEVAVADPSPQETKEAALTSTISLRAQGAEISEMNSPSRRVLTWLMKGVEKVIPQPVHSITEDPAQILGHGSTGDTGCTDEPNEALEAQDTRPGLRLLLWLEQNLERVLPQPPKSSEVWRDEPAVATGAASDPAPPGRPQEMGPKLQARETPSLPTPIPLQPKEEPKEAPAPEPQPGSQAQTSSLPPTRDPARLVAWVLHRLEMALPQPVLHGKIGEQEPDSPGICDVQTRVMGAGGL, encoded by the exons ATGTTGGGCTGGGTCCAGAGGgtgctgcctcagcccccagggaCCCCTCGGAAGACCAAgatgcaggaggaagaggaagtggaACCAGAGCCAGAGATGGAGGCGGAGGTGGAACCAGAACCGAATCCTGAGGAGGCCGAGACAGAGTCCGAGTCCATG CCCCCCGAAGAGTCATTCAAGGAGGAGGAAGTGGCTGTGGCAGACCCAAGCCCTCAGG AGACCAAGGAGGCTGCCCTTACTTCCACCATATCCCTCCGGGCCCAGGGCGCTGAGATTTCTGAAATGAATAG TCCCAGCCGCAGGGTACTGACCTGGCTCATGAAGGGCGTAGAGAAGGTGATCCCGCAGCCTGTTCACAGCATCACGGAGGACCCGGCTCAG ATCCTGGGGCATGGCAGCACTGGGGACACAG GGTGCACAGATGAACCCAATGAGGCCCTTGAGGCCCAAGACACTAG GCCTGGGCTGCGGCTGCTtctgtggctggagcagaatCTGGAAAGAGTGcttcctcagccccccaaatccTCTGAG GTCTGGAGAGATGAGCCTGCAGTTGCTACAGGTGCTGCCTCAGACCCAG CGCCTCCAGGACGCCCCCAGGAAATGGGGCCCAAGCTGCAGGCCCGGGAGACCCCCTCCCTGCCCACACCCATCCCCCTGCAGCCCAAGGAGGAACCCAAGGAGGCACCAGCTCCAGAGCCCCAGCCCGGCTCCCAGGCCCAGACCTCCTCCCTGCCACCAACCAGGGACCCTGCCAG GCTGGTGGCATGGGTCCTGCACAGGCTGGAGATGGCCTTGCCGCAGCCAGTGCTACATGGGAAAATAGGGGAACAG GAGCCTGACTCCCCTGGGATATGTGATGTGCAGACCA GGGTGATGGGAGCTGGAGGTCTCTGA